Proteins from one Catenuloplanes atrovinosus genomic window:
- a CDS encoding amino acid-binding protein translates to MLLRVRVTLPDRPGALGQVARTLGVAGADIVQVVVLERLGGRAVDDFTVVWPGAARVERLMAGLAAIPGVQVDGVWRAIGAPVAGGHDAELLAQVAANPVDGLATLVDAVPGLLAADWAAAAMVPADWASRAAVPRPAGAEDDGGREPDVAYASWRAPEPPRLPEVTPLRARSMTGPDGTRYAVAPFGRAGLVLVLARMDGDGLSAASFHVTEVDRISQLVRAAAVILGDRLDLVTPREEATL, encoded by the coding sequence ATGTTGCTGCGGGTGCGGGTCACGCTTCCGGACCGTCCTGGGGCGCTGGGCCAGGTGGCGCGCACGCTCGGCGTCGCCGGTGCCGACATCGTCCAGGTCGTGGTGCTGGAGCGGCTCGGCGGCCGCGCGGTCGACGACTTCACCGTGGTCTGGCCCGGCGCCGCGCGCGTCGAGCGCCTGATGGCCGGCCTGGCCGCGATTCCCGGCGTGCAGGTCGACGGCGTCTGGCGGGCGATCGGCGCCCCGGTCGCCGGTGGGCACGACGCCGAACTGCTCGCCCAGGTCGCGGCGAACCCGGTGGACGGCCTGGCCACGCTGGTCGACGCGGTCCCCGGTCTGCTGGCCGCGGACTGGGCCGCCGCCGCGATGGTGCCCGCCGACTGGGCGTCCCGCGCCGCCGTGCCGCGGCCGGCCGGCGCGGAGGACGACGGTGGCCGGGAGCCGGACGTCGCCTACGCCAGCTGGCGGGCGCCCGAGCCGCCGCGGCTGCCCGAGGTCACGCCGCTGCGCGCCCGTTCGATGACCGGCCCGGACGGCACCCGGTACGCGGTCGCGCCGTTCGGCCGCGCCGGACTGGTCCTGGTGCTGGCCCGGATGGACGGCGACGGCCTGTCCGCCGCGTCGTTCCACGTCACCGAGGTGGACCGGATCTCCCAGTTGGTCCGCGCGGCCGCCGTGATCCTCGGCGACCGCCTGGACCTGGTCACCCCGCGCGAAGAGGCGACGCTCTAG
- a CDS encoding cytochrome P450 — protein sequence MLFRLWDSVPAPAPARLVADGVGGEHLLVTRHAEVRAVLADPDTYRPDNALDAVTPMPVSALRILVRHGFRLPPTLANNGGASHPAIRAEVAELLHPHSVERHRPWLTSVVRSRVASAAAALRSGEPVDLHAAIAADLPLLVLARLVDLPAAEAGAVTTFARAALELFWAPLSADRQGHLARVVGEFHAVLRDFATHGDGLAARLRAAGHSPDIVVGALFFLLVAGQETTSQFLTLLMHRLATTTVPPGVRTADLVEESLRLDTPIVTWRRVAARDTTLGGVAVPAGTSLLLWLAAAGRDPSVVAEPEVFAPGQRGSRRHLAFGAGAHRCVGASLARMEAEVVASETLPLLRSVTVLRAPWTPDNLTFRMPDAFVVADISA from the coding sequence GTGCTGTTTCGACTCTGGGACTCCGTGCCCGCGCCCGCGCCGGCCCGCCTGGTGGCCGACGGCGTCGGCGGCGAGCACCTGCTGGTCACCCGGCACGCCGAGGTGCGGGCCGTGCTGGCCGACCCGGACACGTACCGCCCGGACAACGCGCTCGACGCGGTCACGCCGATGCCGGTCAGCGCGCTGCGCATCCTCGTCCGGCACGGCTTCCGGCTGCCGCCCACGCTGGCCAACAACGGCGGCGCCAGCCACCCCGCCATCCGCGCCGAGGTCGCCGAGCTGCTGCATCCGCACTCGGTCGAGCGCCACCGCCCGTGGCTCACCTCCGTGGTCCGCTCCCGGGTCGCGTCCGCCGCTGCCGCGCTCCGCTCCGGCGAGCCGGTCGACCTCCACGCCGCCATCGCCGCCGACCTGCCGCTGCTGGTCCTGGCCCGGCTGGTGGACCTGCCCGCCGCGGAAGCCGGTGCCGTCACGACGTTCGCCCGGGCCGCGCTCGAGCTGTTCTGGGCGCCGCTCTCCGCCGACCGGCAGGGACACCTCGCGCGGGTGGTCGGCGAGTTCCACGCGGTCCTGCGCGACTTCGCCACCCACGGCGACGGCCTCGCCGCCCGCCTCCGCGCCGCCGGGCACTCCCCCGACATCGTGGTCGGCGCGCTGTTCTTCCTTCTGGTGGCCGGTCAGGAGACCACGTCGCAGTTCCTGACGCTGCTCATGCACCGGCTCGCGACCACGACCGTACCGCCGGGGGTCCGTACGGCCGACCTGGTCGAGGAGTCCCTGCGGCTGGACACCCCGATCGTCACCTGGCGCCGCGTCGCGGCCCGCGACACCACGCTGGGGGGCGTCGCCGTACCGGCCGGCACGAGTCTGCTGCTCTGGCTGGCGGCGGCCGGCCGGGATCCCTCGGTCGTCGCCGAACCGGAGGTCTTCGCTCCGGGGCAGCGGGGCTCGCGCCGGCATCTCGCGTTCGGCGCGGGGGCGCATCGCTGCGTGGGGGCGAGCCTGGCGCGGATGGAGGCGGAGGTGGTCGCGTCGGAGACGCTGCCGCTGCTGCGATCGGTGACGGTGCTACGGGCGCCGTGGACCCCGGACAACCTCACGTTCCGGATGCCGGACGCGTTCGTGGTGGCGGATATATCCGCTTAG
- the bsaP gene encoding biotin synthase auxiliary protein BsaP, whose amino-acid sequence MTATWCDRCGRALADGDHTGCAAARELEPPRFCPECRRRMKVQVLPAGWSATCVEHGTLSTR is encoded by the coding sequence ATGACCGCGACCTGGTGCGACCGGTGCGGCCGGGCGCTGGCCGACGGCGACCACACCGGCTGCGCGGCGGCTCGCGAGCTGGAGCCGCCGCGCTTCTGCCCGGAGTGCCGCCGCCGGATGAAGGTGCAGGTGCTGCCGGCCGGCTGGAGCGCGACCTGCGTGGAGCACGGGACGCTCTCGACCCGCTGA
- the bioD gene encoding dethiobiotin synthase: MPGEPGEWRGAVLVTGTDTGVGKTIATAAIAAAAQGAGLRVAVIKPGQTGTATGDPADAEVIARLAGPDTVRTLASFPDPLAPLAAARVAGLEPIELYSVVDEIRAEADKHDLVLIEGAGGLLVPMGLRPSGEPWTVADLAVTLDAKAVVVARAGLGTLNHTALTLEALDRRGVPARIVIGSWPAAPELVHWTNLTDLVPHLAGAIPDGAGAIDPGVFRRSASGWLTPTLYGVLDDWRTWAEEL, from the coding sequence CTGCCGGGCGAGCCGGGGGAGTGGCGTGGTGCGGTGCTGGTGACCGGCACCGACACCGGGGTCGGGAAGACCATCGCGACCGCCGCGATCGCCGCCGCCGCGCAGGGCGCCGGGCTGCGGGTGGCGGTGATCAAGCCGGGCCAGACCGGCACCGCGACCGGCGATCCGGCCGACGCGGAGGTGATCGCGCGGCTCGCCGGCCCGGACACGGTGCGGACGCTCGCGTCGTTCCCCGATCCGCTGGCACCGCTGGCCGCCGCGCGCGTCGCCGGGCTGGAGCCGATCGAGCTGTACTCGGTCGTCGACGAGATCCGCGCCGAGGCGGACAAGCACGACCTCGTCCTCATCGAGGGCGCCGGTGGCCTGCTGGTCCCGATGGGCCTGCGCCCGTCCGGCGAGCCGTGGACCGTCGCCGACCTCGCGGTCACGCTCGACGCCAAGGCCGTGGTCGTCGCCCGCGCCGGCCTCGGCACGCTCAACCACACCGCCCTCACGCTGGAGGCCCTGGACCGCCGCGGCGTACCCGCCCGGATCGTCATCGGCTCCTGGCCCGCCGCCCCGGAACTGGTCCACTGGACCAACCTCACCGACCTCGTCCCCCACCTGGCCGGAGCCATCCCCGACGGCGCCGGCGCCATCGACCCAGGTGTCTTCCGCCGCTCCGCCTCCGGCTGGTTGACCCCCACCCTCTACGGCGTCCTCGACGACTGGCGCACCTGGGCCGAAGAACTCTGA
- a CDS encoding DUF3072 domain-containing protein, whose product MTDQNTTARKDPDDWTTGDEPATGAQESYLNTLATEAGEEAPEGLTKAEASRRIDELQQKTGRGVS is encoded by the coding sequence ATGACCGACCAGAACACCACGGCGCGGAAGGACCCGGACGACTGGACCACCGGCGACGAGCCCGCCACCGGAGCCCAGGAGTCCTACCTGAACACGCTCGCCACCGAGGCCGGCGAGGAGGCGCCCGAGGGCCTGACCAAGGCCGAGGCGTCGCGCCGGATCGACGAACTGCAGCAGAAGACCGGCCGCGGGGTCAGCTGA
- a CDS encoding aminotransferase class I/II-fold pyridoxal phosphate-dependent enzyme, translating into MDRKAGLRARAGLTRRLRPRGASDGIIDLAGNDYLGLSRHPRVVAAATEALRRYGAGATGSRLVRGSTELHAALEAALADWLGAESALVYSSGYLANLGAVRALVQPSTLLLADAHNHASLVDGVRLSGAAAVITGHNDPAGVRSALLAEPGRAALVITESVFSVDGDLAPLADLHAAVGSGSGGGMAGSRAASAGSSAARVRRPEPPAGSPGASSTAPDLVSQADLAREVPGARDRDPAASAGVPGARDRESAASAGGPGARDRAGEAVLLVDDAHALGVLGPSGAGGVAAAGLAGAPDVVVTATLSKALGAAGGVIAGPAALIRHLIDTGRTFIYDTALPPATAAAALAALDLARTDDAARTELGYRAALAHTRLTAAGLDAPPPAAGVLSVTAPGPSEAVAWAAECLEAGVAVGCFRPPTTPDPRSRLRLTINVGVPRHDFERALDVIVKTAPHPDPTR; encoded by the coding sequence ATGGACCGCAAGGCGGGCCTGCGCGCCCGCGCCGGGCTCACCCGGCGGCTGCGGCCGCGCGGCGCGTCCGACGGGATCATCGACCTCGCCGGCAACGACTACCTCGGCCTGTCCCGCCATCCGCGGGTGGTCGCCGCCGCGACCGAGGCCCTCCGCCGGTACGGTGCCGGAGCCACGGGATCGCGCCTGGTCCGGGGCTCGACGGAGCTGCACGCGGCACTGGAGGCGGCGCTGGCGGACTGGCTCGGCGCGGAGTCCGCGCTGGTGTACTCGTCGGGATATCTCGCCAACCTGGGGGCGGTGCGGGCGCTGGTGCAGCCGTCCACGCTGCTGCTCGCGGACGCGCACAACCACGCCTCGCTGGTCGACGGGGTCCGGCTGAGCGGGGCCGCGGCGGTGATCACGGGCCACAACGATCCAGCGGGGGTACGGTCGGCGCTGCTCGCGGAGCCGGGGCGTGCCGCGCTGGTCATCACGGAGTCGGTGTTCTCCGTGGACGGTGATCTGGCGCCGCTGGCCGACCTGCATGCCGCGGTGGGCTCCGGCTCCGGCGGTGGGATGGCCGGATCGCGGGCGGCGTCGGCCGGGTCCTCGGCTGCGCGGGTGCGCCGGCCGGAGCCGCCGGCCGGGTCGCCGGGTGCGTCATCCACCGCGCCGGACCTCGTGTCTCAGGCGGATCTCGCGCGTGAGGTGCCGGGCGCGCGAGATCGTGACCCCGCGGCGTCCGCCGGTGTGCCGGGCGCGCGCGATCGTGAGTCGGCGGCGTCCGCCGGTGGGCCGGGCGCGCGGGATCGTGCGGGTGAGGCGGTGCTGCTGGTCGACGACGCCCATGCGCTCGGTGTGCTCGGCCCGTCCGGTGCCGGCGGCGTCGCGGCCGCGGGCCTGGCCGGCGCGCCGGACGTCGTGGTCACCGCCACGCTCTCCAAGGCACTCGGCGCCGCCGGGGGCGTGATCGCCGGCCCGGCCGCCCTGATCCGCCACCTGATCGACACCGGCCGCACGTTCATCTACGACACCGCACTCCCACCCGCGACCGCCGCCGCCGCCCTGGCCGCCCTCGACCTGGCCCGCACCGACGACGCCGCCCGCACCGAGCTCGGGTACCGCGCCGCACTCGCCCACACCCGCCTCACCGCCGCCGGCCTGGACGCCCCACCCCCCGCCGCCGGCGTCCTCTCGGTCACCGCCCCCGGCCCGTCCGAGGCCGTGGCCTGGGCCGCCGAATGTCTGGAGGCCGGGGTGGCCGTAGGCTGTTTCCGCCCACCGACCACACCGGACCCCCGCTCCCGGCTCCGGCTGACCATCAACGTGGGCGTCCCCCGCCACGACTTCGAGCGAGCCCTAGACGTGATCGTGAAGACCGCCCCCCACCCGGACCCCACCCGATGA
- a CDS encoding GNAT family N-acetyltransferase — protein MLTGASVTLRPTEAADIPALAAIRRHPEVRRWWGGGDDLAAEVTDDHLDAETPTFAIVLAGAVTGMIQWHEEPDPMYRHAGIDIFLNPAVRGRGLGPDAVRTLARHVIDAHGHHRLVIDPAAENEAAIRCYTKAGFRPVGVMRRYERSPDGTWHDGLLMDLLAEELS, from the coding sequence GTGCTGACGGGCGCGTCCGTCACGCTGCGGCCGACCGAGGCCGCGGACATCCCGGCGTTGGCCGCGATCCGCCGGCATCCGGAGGTGCGGCGCTGGTGGGGCGGGGGCGACGACCTGGCCGCCGAGGTCACCGACGACCATCTGGACGCGGAGACGCCCACCTTCGCGATCGTGCTGGCCGGCGCGGTGACCGGGATGATCCAGTGGCACGAGGAGCCGGATCCGATGTACCGGCACGCCGGCATCGACATCTTCCTGAACCCGGCGGTACGCGGGCGCGGGCTGGGCCCGGACGCGGTCCGCACGCTGGCCCGGCACGTCATCGACGCGCACGGCCACCACCGGCTGGTGATCGATCCGGCCGCCGAGAACGAGGCCGCGATCCGCTGTTACACCAAGGCCGGGTTCCGCCCGGTCGGCGTGATGCGCCGGTACGAGCGGTCCCCCGACGGCACCTGGCACGACGGCCTGCTGATGGACCTGCTGGCGGAGGAGCTCAGCTGA
- a CDS encoding GNAT family N-acetyltransferase — MGLWRIRATVDDRPGYLSVLTASLALKSVNILAVQVHTTEGGAVDDFLVDAPDAMSERDLLAAVEKGRGRDPWVAPAEPQALADAPTSALGLAARLVRDPDSLGDALGGMLGATEVTWRAELPRTTPPTRFGPARSAMRLADPAGGVYEIVRHAPAFTPAEYARAQALVEVAAAALRAAEEPVTLLLPDGDEITVRRAQPEDLPAVRRMRACHLTVGSARVHRLIPHGVVALAGERVVGLAGLLPEGDLAEVGLTIDDAWRGRGIGATLVRRLIAMAGRAGLAALVVHVRAGEEAMLSTLERLGPASALERDAGLVTVTLPIAPTRATSPAS, encoded by the coding sequence GTGGGACTGTGGCGAATCAGGGCGACGGTGGACGACCGTCCGGGCTACCTGTCCGTGCTCACCGCGAGCCTGGCGCTGAAGTCGGTGAACATCCTGGCGGTCCAGGTGCACACCACCGAGGGCGGTGCCGTGGACGACTTCCTGGTCGACGCGCCCGACGCGATGTCCGAGCGCGACCTGCTCGCCGCCGTGGAGAAGGGGCGCGGCCGGGACCCGTGGGTGGCGCCGGCCGAGCCCCAGGCGCTGGCGGACGCGCCGACCAGCGCGCTCGGCCTCGCCGCCCGCCTGGTGCGCGACCCGGACTCGCTGGGTGACGCGCTCGGCGGCATGCTCGGCGCCACCGAGGTCACCTGGCGGGCCGAGCTGCCGCGCACCACGCCGCCGACCCGGTTCGGCCCGGCCCGGTCCGCGATGCGGCTGGCCGACCCGGCCGGCGGCGTCTACGAGATCGTGCGGCACGCGCCCGCGTTCACGCCCGCGGAGTACGCGCGGGCACAGGCGCTGGTCGAGGTGGCGGCCGCCGCGCTGCGCGCCGCCGAGGAGCCGGTCACGCTGCTGCTCCCGGACGGCGACGAGATCACGGTCCGCCGGGCCCAGCCCGAGGACCTTCCGGCGGTACGCCGCATGCGCGCGTGCCACCTGACCGTCGGCTCGGCCCGGGTGCACCGGCTGATCCCGCACGGCGTGGTGGCGCTCGCCGGCGAGCGGGTGGTCGGGCTGGCCGGGCTGCTGCCGGAGGGCGACCTCGCCGAGGTGGGGCTGACCATCGACGACGCCTGGCGCGGGCGCGGCATCGGCGCCACGCTGGTGCGGCGGCTGATCGCGATGGCCGGGCGCGCCGGGCTGGCCGCGCTGGTGGTGCACGTGCGGGCGGGCGAGGAGGCGATGCTGTCCACACTGGAGCGGCTCGGCCCGGCCTCCGCGCTGGAGCGTGACGCGGGCCTGGTCACGGTCACGCTGCCGATCGCGCCGACCCGGGCGACCTCGCCGGCCTCATAG
- a CDS encoding LacI family DNA-binding transcriptional regulator: MTTQRTRSLGRPTLDAVAARAGVGRGTVSRVVNGSPQVSPEARAAVQAAIDELGYVPNRAARALVTQRTDSVALVVSESEERVFGEPFFAGIVRGISSGLLDTQMQLWLAMAQSPAERERVEHHLTNQHVDGVLLLSLHDSDPLPTLLEQRNLPAVLGGRPARMLQPGAQAAYFVDVDNAGGARLATEYLIAGGRQRVATIAGPQDMGVGVARLAGYREAVRLSGRPAAEDLIAYGDFSEGSGTAAMHRLLELSPDLDAVFVASDLMACGALRALRDAGRRVPDDVAVVGFEDAPIARQADPPLTTVYQPVEEMGRQMARLLVARIRREPMERPYVLLDTHMVTRASA; this comes from the coding sequence ATGACAACCCAGCGCACGCGGTCGCTCGGACGGCCCACCCTCGACGCCGTGGCCGCGCGGGCCGGGGTCGGCCGCGGCACGGTGTCCCGCGTGGTGAACGGGTCTCCGCAGGTCAGCCCGGAGGCGCGGGCCGCGGTGCAGGCCGCGATCGACGAGCTGGGTTACGTGCCGAACCGGGCGGCCCGCGCGCTGGTCACCCAGCGGACCGACTCGGTGGCGCTGGTCGTCTCCGAGTCCGAGGAGCGGGTGTTCGGCGAACCGTTCTTCGCCGGCATCGTGCGCGGCATCAGTTCCGGGCTGCTCGACACGCAGATGCAGCTCTGGCTGGCCATGGCGCAGTCCCCGGCCGAGCGCGAGCGCGTCGAGCACCACCTCACCAACCAGCACGTGGACGGCGTGCTGCTGCTCTCGCTGCACGACTCCGACCCGCTGCCGACGCTGCTGGAGCAGCGCAACCTGCCCGCGGTCCTGGGCGGGCGGCCGGCCCGCATGCTCCAGCCGGGCGCGCAGGCCGCCTACTTCGTGGACGTGGACAACGCGGGCGGCGCGCGACTGGCCACGGAATACCTGATCGCGGGCGGCCGGCAGCGGGTGGCCACCATCGCCGGGCCGCAGGACATGGGCGTGGGCGTGGCCCGGCTCGCCGGCTATCGCGAGGCGGTGCGGCTCAGCGGCCGGCCGGCGGCGGAGGACCTGATCGCGTACGGCGACTTCTCCGAGGGCAGCGGCACCGCGGCCATGCACCGGCTGCTGGAGCTGAGCCCGGACCTGGACGCGGTCTTCGTCGCGTCCGACCTGATGGCCTGCGGTGCGCTGCGCGCGCTGCGCGACGCCGGTCGCCGGGTGCCGGACGACGTGGCGGTGGTCGGCTTCGAGGACGCGCCGATCGCGCGGCAGGCCGACCCGCCGCTCACCACGGTGTACCAGCCGGTCGAGGAGATGGGCCGGCAGATGGCCCGGCTGCTGGTGGCGCGCATCCGCCGGGAGCCGATGGAGCGGCCGTACGTGCTGCTCGACACGCACATGGTCACGCGCGCCTCCGCGTAA
- the bioB gene encoding biotin synthase BioB gives MADILDRARTQVLERGIGLDESDILGILTLPDEDLPAALQLAHEVRMRWCGPEVEVEGIVSLKTGGCPEDCHFCSQSGLFTSPVRAVWLDIPQLVEAAKQTAATGATEFCIVAAVRGPDARLMKQLREGVAAIRAAVDIQVAASLGMLTQEQVDELVEMGVHRYNHNLETCRSYFPNVVTTHSWEERWETLRMVRESGMEVCCGGIIGLGESVEQRAEFAAQLAALDPHEVPLNFLNPRPGTPLADQPVLAPRDALRAIAAFRLAMPKTILRYAGGREITLGDLGTRDGLLGGINAVIVGNYLTTLGRPATADLELLNELSMPVKALSATL, from the coding sequence ATGGCTGACATCCTCGATCGTGCCCGGACCCAGGTGCTCGAGCGCGGCATCGGGCTGGACGAGAGCGACATCCTCGGCATTCTGACCCTTCCGGACGAGGACCTTCCCGCGGCGTTGCAACTGGCCCACGAGGTGCGGATGCGCTGGTGCGGGCCGGAGGTCGAGGTCGAGGGCATCGTCTCGCTGAAGACCGGCGGCTGCCCGGAGGACTGCCACTTCTGCTCGCAGTCGGGGCTGTTCACGTCGCCGGTGCGCGCGGTCTGGCTGGACATTCCGCAGCTGGTGGAGGCCGCGAAGCAGACGGCCGCGACCGGCGCGACCGAGTTCTGCATCGTGGCGGCGGTGCGCGGGCCGGACGCGCGGTTGATGAAGCAGCTGCGCGAGGGTGTGGCCGCGATCAGGGCGGCGGTGGACATCCAGGTGGCGGCGTCGCTCGGCATGCTGACCCAGGAGCAGGTGGACGAGCTGGTCGAGATGGGCGTGCACCGCTACAACCACAACCTGGAGACGTGCCGGTCGTACTTCCCGAACGTGGTGACCACGCACTCCTGGGAGGAGCGCTGGGAGACGCTGCGGATGGTGCGCGAGTCCGGCATGGAGGTCTGCTGCGGCGGCATCATCGGGCTCGGCGAGAGCGTGGAGCAGCGGGCCGAGTTCGCGGCGCAGCTGGCCGCGCTCGACCCGCACGAGGTGCCGCTCAACTTCCTGAACCCGCGGCCCGGCACGCCGCTTGCCGACCAGCCGGTGCTGGCGCCGCGCGACGCGCTGCGGGCGATCGCCGCGTTCCGGCTGGCGATGCCCAAGACCATCCTGCGGTACGCCGGGGGCCGCGAGATCACGCTCGGCGACCTCGGCACGCGTGACGGTCTGCTGGGCGGCATCAACGCGGTGATCGTCGGCAACTACCTGACCACGCTGGGCCGCCCCGCGACCGCGGACCTGGAGCTGCTGAACGAGTTGAGCATGCCGGTCAAGGCGCTCTCCGCGACGCTCTGA